In Palaeococcus ferrophilus DSM 13482, the following proteins share a genomic window:
- a CDS encoding helicase HerA domain-containing protein has protein sequence MAILDVELPPWSIDLIYGNTGSGKSFFAGWLIEQAYERGRRFIVLDTKVKNHLGLVTLPGVKLLKVKVGARYNWRKLLDFDQVLVVPTRGTISRIGVDGLVEQYYKPLLDELFRRDRDRIIVVEEAHRYNPSSRRPGKELEQLFREGRDGRLYTVAITQSIADFPKLLFRQAQRHFIFQHYVPNDIIYLNRMIPGFSELNDQLRKHDLVEFVPPERVRVIKRELVIRRTRHYG, from the coding sequence GTGGCGATCCTGGACGTTGAACTTCCACCATGGTCAATTGACCTGATCTACGGGAACACGGGGAGCGGGAAGAGCTTTTTCGCAGGGTGGCTTATTGAGCAGGCTTATGAGAGGGGTCGAAGGTTCATCGTGCTGGACACGAAGGTTAAGAATCACCTCGGCCTTGTTACCCTTCCTGGGGTTAAGCTACTCAAGGTGAAGGTGGGTGCGAGGTACAACTGGAGGAAGCTGCTTGATTTTGATCAGGTCCTCGTGGTCCCGACGAGGGGGACGATCAGCAGGATCGGCGTGGATGGCCTTGTGGAGCAGTACTATAAGCCTCTTCTTGACGAGCTGTTTCGGCGGGATCGGGATAGGATTATTGTGGTGGAGGAGGCTCATAGGTATAATCCGTCCTCGAGGAGGCCGGGGAAGGAGTTGGAGCAGTTGTTTAGGGAGGGTCGTGATGGGAGGCTCTACACGGTGGCGATCACTCAGAGCATAGCCGACTTCCCGAAGCTTCTTTTCCGTCAGGCGCAGAGGCATTTTATCTTCCAGCACTACGTTCCGAACGACATCATCTACCTTAATAGAATGATTCCGGGGTTTTCGGAGCTGAACGATCAGTTGAGGAAGCATGATCTGGTGGAGTTTGTTCCGCCAGAGCGGGTGAGGGTGATCAAGCGCGAATTGGTCATCAGGAGGACGAGGCACTACGGGTGA